DNA sequence from the Orcinus orca chromosome 2, mOrcOrc1.1, whole genome shotgun sequence genome:
AAACAAATAAAGGTGAATCTCTCAAATCCCAGTTGAAACCAGAGTCACAGCTAGATCTTCGTGTACAGGAGCTGATAAAGTTGATCTGTAATGTCCAGGCCATGGAAGAGATGATGGTAGAAATGAAATATGATACCAAGAAAGCCCCACTTGGTAGGACTTCAGATTCGATCCTACATTCTCACTTCATACTCTAGTTCCTTTACCAGGATATTTTATCACCATGATGATTTAAAGCTTGCTGATATTACTgaacaaagaaagagagattTGGGGTGAGAGGTTGCGTGGGGGGAGGAAGAACAATTTTGAAAGTTGAAAGGTGAGAGTCTTTGTTGGGCAGGGACACAAATACAGTTTACAGGCTTGGGACCCTAGTTGTGGAGTCTGATCTCTGGCTGGGTCTGCAGGGAAGCTGACAGTGGCACAGATCAAGGCAGGTTACCAGTCTCTTAAGAAGATTGAGGATTGTATTCGGGCTGGCCAGCATGGACGAGCTCTCATGGAAGCATGCAATGAATTCTATACCAGAATACCACATGACTTTGGGTAAGGCCTGTGCTGTTACTTCACTTTGGTCTTCTGCCCAGCCATATCCCCTACATCACTCAGCAGCAActataatctttttaatttttcatttctaaggaaATGATCATCTTGAATAGCTGTAGAGCGAAAATGATTTATAGATAGCCTATTTAATCAGTTTATGAGTATGGGATGTGATCTCCTGGCCTGATTACAACCATATTCTCTGACAAAGTGGAAGTTACCAACTCAAGAGAGAGTGGGGTCTAGCTATCCAACCAACATATAAAACACCTTCAGGCATATCACCCTGTTTCCTATTCTTTAAGGTGACAGTAACACACTAACACCATTTCTGTGAACTCAAAGGATAttaagtatataaaatacattttatctttGTTGATTCTGCATTCTGgtgcttcctttatttttattcctctattGCTTTATAGAAGCCTGTGACCTAGAAATTACCCCGAGTGGTCAATAGGTATATTTCTGCCTCTAGATAGGACTTCATCCAAACTATTCCTTATTGATGTCAAtacatcttatttttattttatttttttaatttttatttatttttttttggtacgcgggcctctcactgttgtggcctctcccgttgtggagcacaggctccggacgcgcaggctcagcggccatggctcatgggcccagccgctccccggcatgtgggatcttcccggaccagggcacgaacctgtgtcccctgcatcggcaggcggactctcaaccattgcgccaccagggaagccccatcttatttttaaaaagttcccataaaaaggaattttaactCTAGTCCCAAATGTCAAAATCTAtatagtttgttcattttatccTACTCAGAGTATATGCATaatatctctttatatatttggaagtTAAAATCTCTTACAGATCTCTATCAAATGGAAGACCCCAGTTTCTTATACCTATTTTCTAAAGGACCTATCTTTAGTCTGTTATTTTTagtcatgtgccttttggccacaTATCAGAGAACTAATCATTGGTTATATCTCTGTCCTAGACTCCGTACCCCTCCATTAATCCGGACAGAGAAAGAGCTGTCAGACAAAGTACAGCTACTAGAGGTGAGATATGTGTGGACTGGGAAGTATTACATCTGTTGCCCCAGGTTCCTCCCACACTGATTTTCTGTCTCATCTTGTCAGGCTTTGGGAGACATTGAAATTGCCATTAAACTGGTGAGGACAGAACTGCAGAGCCCAGAACACCCACTGGACCAACACTATAGAAAACTACATTGTGCTTTGCACCCTTTAGACCATGAGAGTTATGAGTTCAAAGTAAGAAAAAtgatcatttattttcataacaaaataaatgatccacccttccccatccccctgTTCTCTGACTACTTCTGGTTAAGAGAAAACTTGAGGGCAGAACTTCTATTTACTAGGAATTGGGAAGGTAGGGCTCTTTCTAGCTGCCCTTGTGAGACCATTTGGGCCAATTTACACCAGAAGCCCTGAGGTTCTTCAGCTCACCATGGTCTCTTTATAGAGTCCGCATCAGCCGTTTCTTTCATTGTTCTTCACAGGTGATTTCCCAGTACCTGCAGTCTACGCATGCTCCCACACACAGTGGCTATACCATGACCTTGCTGGATGTATTTGAAGTAGAGAAGGAGGGTGAGAAAGAAGCCTTCAGAGAGGACCTTCATAACAGGTCTCCATTTAGCTTTGGGTTTGGGAAGACATTCCCTTGCCTGAAGCGCAGTTATGGAACTTACAGAGAAGGATAGCAGAGACAGCTGTTGGTGTTTTTTTATGCTTATGGCCTATGTTTGCAGGAGAGCAAGAGAGAGTACAATAATATTGGCTTTTCCTTAGGATGCTGCTATGGCATGGTTCCAGGCTGAGTAACTGGGTGGGAATCCTGAGCCACGGGCTTCGAATCGCCCCACCTGAGGCTCCCATCACAGGTTACATGGTGAGTAGAAATTGAACCCTGGAGGTAGGtacaagggaaaagaatacaattttctcagtccttccctcccccctttcttttttttcctagattAGGATTAGGTGGTGACCTGGCATTGACTATGACCTTCCTTTCTTAAATTCCTAAGGATgtccctcctttctccccagaAAGCAGAGATTCGTTGATGCTTCTGCCTTCTCTTGGAACAGAATTGTGAGGGGAAATGGAGAAGGGTCTATATTGTGTTTAAGATAATAGAACACAGGGTCAGTGGTATGAGCCTCCCTTCTAACACGATGGGTTAGGCAGttgaccttgttttttttttatttatatgtttcagTTTGGAAAAGGAATCTACTTTGCTGACATGTCTTCCAAGAGTGCCAATTACTGCTTTGCCACTCGCCTAAAGGATACTGGACTGCTGCTCCTGTCAGAGGTAAGGCAGGAACACATCCGTGATTTCTAGTTTATTATTAGTTcctatttttccaaagagaaaagttCAGCCACAGAACCAAGAGGTTCACCTGGGAGAACCTGAGAGAGAAGCCAAGTGCAATTTCCACTGCATTCGAGTAGGAGAAGAAAGTACTGATGGAGTTTTCTGTTTGGCTTTAGAGCCATTCATTTCAGTAGGATGTGGTCATTTAAAGATCCTTTTCTTTGCAGGTAGCTCTCGGTCAGTGTAATGAGCTACTAGGGGCCAATCCAGAGGCAGAAGGATTACTTCAGGGCAAACACAGCACCAAGGGGCTAGGCAAGATGGCTCCCAGTCCTACGTGCGCCATCACCTTGTAAGTACTCAGAGCCTGGAGGGTCAGAAAACTCCTTTTGGCCAGATAAGACTCTCTACTTTCTCTATTCAAACTTCTGAACCAGAGGCAGATGTTGACACACATTCTTCCATTTGGCAGGAATGGGAGTACAGTGCCCTTAGGACCAGCAAGTGACACAGGAATTCTGAATCCAGAGGGTTATACCCTCAACTACAACGAATTTATTGTCTATAACCCCAACCAGGTCCATATGCGATACCTTCTAAAGGTTCGATTTAATTTCCTGCAGCTGTGGTGAATGTTGATATTAAACAAACCAGAGAAAATATGATCTTCAAGCAAGAAAACAGGCAACGTTGTACTTTcgattttctcatattttctgtaATAAAGACAGTACAAATCTTCCACTGGCTTCTTCGGGCTTTACTTCTGCAAGCACATATTTCTTCTGATGTTAGTGTATCTTTATTTCCAGGACAGAAAATACAGCTTCTCTgcatgtgccacagctagctgcaGGTTACTCAGGATCCTGTTCTGTTCTTTCACAGCAGAATAGCCTCTGTGCATTGAGGGAGACTAATGGAGGTTaatgtttttctccatttaatATAGTTTTTCTGCAAACTGGAGTTTGTTGGGTAGTATTATAGGAAGGGTAGAGGCAGCAAAGACTGAATTGTTTCCCATACAAATCTTCTCACTTGCCTTTTTCCCCTGTTTACCACCTGCAGACCAGGTCTCCCACCACTTAGCATCCTAGGTCTCAGCAGATGTCCAAAATTTTGGGTAGCACTTGGAGGACTGTCACTAAGCCTAAATATAtctcagggaggaagggagagaaggagaatgaTTTAATGTACCCCACTCCATCTAAGAAGTACTAAAGTCTAAAACAGATCCAGAGACTTCTTGACTATTTGTAAACACATGCAACacagataaacacacacatacaacataCTTCCTTAGTAACAATGAAggttatttaaatgaaaacaatag
Encoded proteins:
- the PARP2 gene encoding poly [ADP-ribose] polymerase 2 isoform X3; translation: MTGRKTSKAHVYCEGNDVYDVMLNQTNLQFNNNKYYLIQLLEDDAQRNFCVWMRWGRVGKMGQHSLVACSGDLNKAKEIFQKKFLDKTKNNWEDREKFEKVPGKYDMLQMDYTTNTQSEEETNKGESLKSQLKPESQLDLRVQELIKLICNVQAMEEMMVEMKYDTKKAPLGKLTVAQIKAGYQSLKKIEDCIRAGQHGRALMEACNEFYTRIPHDFGLRTPPLIRTEKELSDKVQLLEALGDIEIAIKLVRTELQSPEHPLDQHYRKLHCALHPLDHESYEFKVISQYLQSTHAPTHSGYTMTLLDVFEVEKEGEKEAFREDLHNRMLLWHGSRLSNWVGILSHGLRIAPPEAPITGYMFGKGIYFADMSSKSANYCFATRLKDTGLLLLSEVALGQCNELLGANPEAEGLLQGKHSTKGLGKMAPSPTCAITLNGSTVPLGPASDTGILNPEGYTLNYNEFIVYNPNQVHMRYLLKVRFNFLQLW
- the PARP2 gene encoding poly [ADP-ribose] polymerase 2 isoform X2, producing the protein MKKQPVAGGKADNDRTENKQESVKTLLLKGKAPVDPECTAKVGKAHVYCEGNDVYDVMLNQTNLQFNNNKYYLIQLLEDDAQRNFCVWMRWGRVGKMGQHSLVACSGDLNKAKEIFQKKFLDKTKNNWEDREKFEKVPGKYDMLQMDYTTNTQSEEETNKGESLKSQLKPESQLDLRVQELIKLICNVQAMEEMMVEMKYDTKKAPLGKLTVAQIKAGYQSLKKIEDCIRAGQHGRALMEACNEFYTRIPHDFGLRTPPLIRTEKELSDKVQLLEALGDIEIAIKLVRTELQSPEHPLDQHYRKLHCALHPLDHESYEFKVISQYLQSTHAPTHSGYTMTLLDVFEVEKEGEKEAFREDLHNRMLLWHGSRLSNWVGILSHGLRIAPPEAPITGYMFGKGIYFADMSSKSANYCFATRLKDTGLLLLSEVALGQCNELLGANPEAEGLLQGKHSTKGLGKMAPSPTCAITLNGSTVPLGPASDTGILNPEGYTLNYNEFIVYNPNQVHMRYLLKVRFNFLQLW
- the PARP2 gene encoding poly [ADP-ribose] polymerase 2 isoform X1, whose product is MAARRRRGTGGSRARAERVNNGKTATEDPLPAKKIRKCQKMKKQPVAGGKADNDRTENKQESVKTLLLKGKAPVDPECTAKVGKAHVYCEGNDVYDVMLNQTNLQFNNNKYYLIQLLEDDAQRNFCVWMRWGRVGKMGQHSLVACSGDLNKAKEIFQKKFLDKTKNNWEDREKFEKVPGKYDMLQMDYTTNTQSEEETNKGESLKSQLKPESQLDLRVQELIKLICNVQAMEEMMVEMKYDTKKAPLGKLTVAQIKAGYQSLKKIEDCIRAGQHGRALMEACNEFYTRIPHDFGLRTPPLIRTEKELSDKVQLLEALGDIEIAIKLVRTELQSPEHPLDQHYRKLHCALHPLDHESYEFKVISQYLQSTHAPTHSGYTMTLLDVFEVEKEGEKEAFREDLHNRMLLWHGSRLSNWVGILSHGLRIAPPEAPITGYMFGKGIYFADMSSKSANYCFATRLKDTGLLLLSEVALGQCNELLGANPEAEGLLQGKHSTKGLGKMAPSPTCAITLNGSTVPLGPASDTGILNPEGYTLNYNEFIVYNPNQVHMRYLLKVRFNFLQLW